Sequence from the [Clostridium] scindens genome:
AGCTGCCCGCTGACATGATATTTGCACAATTCCCGCAAAAATGTATCGTCTTTATCCGCCATGACATAGTCAAAGCGGATGCCAGAACGGATGAACACTTTCTTCACCTTTGGAAGCGCCCTTAATTCTCTCAGCAGCCGGACATAATCCTTATGGTCTGCCCTCAGGTTCTTGCAAGGCTTCGGAAACAGGCACTGCTTTTCCTTGCACACGCCGCAAGTCAGCTGCTTTTCGCAGGAAGGCTGCCTGAAATCAGCCGTAGGCCCTCCCACGTCATGGATATATCCTTTGAAATCCTTATCCTCCGTAAGCCTCCTGGCCTCATCAAGCAGGGATTCATGGCTTCTTGTCTGCAAGATCCTTCCCTGGTGGAAGGTAAGGGCGCAGAAGTTGCAGCCCCCAAAGCATCCCCGGTTGCTGATCAGGCTGAACTTCACTTCCGCGATAGCTGGCACGCCTCCCAGCTTCTCATAGGAAGGATGGTACGTCCTCCTATACGGATATCCGTAGACCTGATCCATCTCGGACTCATCAAGCGGCATGGACGGCGGATTCTGTACCACGTACAGATGCTCATTATACGGCTCGACCAGCCTCTTTCCGGTAAATGGATCCGTATTCTTGTACTGGGTATAAAAACTGCGCGCATACGCAAGTTTCTCTTCTTTCATTTCTTCATACCCGGGCAGGGATATGGCGTCGTAGACGCTCTCCAAACTCTTGGTCCGGTATACGGTTCCTGGAATGAACGTAATGTCCTTGATGTCGATTCCGCTCTCCAGCGCCTCGGCAATCTCAACGATAGACCGTTCCCCCATCCCATAGGAGATCAAGTCCGCGCCAGAATCCAGAAGGACGGAGCGCTTCAGCCTGTCAGACCAGTAGTCGTAATGCGCAAGCCGCCTTAGGCTTGCCTCGATCCCGCCCAGAATAATCGGCGTCTTCTTGTAGACCTGGCGGATCAGGTTGCTGTAAACCACCGTAGCGTAATCCGGTCGTTTCCCCATGACGCCGCCAGGGGTGAATGCATCCGTGCGCCTGCGCTTCTTTGACACGGAATAATGATTTACCATAGAATCCATATTGCCGGCAGATACCAGGAATGCATATCTTGGCTCCCCGAATTCCGTAATGCTTCGCTTGTCCTTCCAATCCGGCTGCGCGATGATGCATACCTTATATCCATGCGCCTGTAATAAACGGGTAATGATGGCATGGCCAAAGGAAGGATGATCCACATACGCGTCTCCTGACACATAGATGAAATCAGGCCTGTCCCATCCCAATTCTTCCATATCCTTCCTGCAAATCGGCAAAAATCCTGTTTCCATCATAATACCTCGTAAGTCTCTTTCTTGATGTCATAATAATCCTGTATGTAGTAATCCGCCAGTTTCTTCTTTTTCTCCTCCTGGGGCCTGGAAAAGTCGTCATCCACCGCGCATACTCTCATACCGGCATTTTTCCCGGCCAGAATGCCCATGGGAACATCCTCGAACACCAGGCAGTTTTCCGGGCATACGCCCATCTCTTTCGCCACCAGAAGGTAGACATCCGGAGAAGGCTTTCCCGCAGCCACTTCGCAGGCGCTTCTCACCGAGTCAAACAGTTCTTCTACCTCCAGGGCCCGAAGCGTGTCATCCACCAGTTTCCTGGCATTGCTAGTGGCAATCCCGATTTTCTTTCCCTGTCTTCTCATCTCCAGGATAAAATCACGAACGCCTTCCTTAAGTTCTACCTGGGTCATATATTTATCATACGCCATATCCATCCATTCATCCATCACTTCCTCCAGGGTGAGGTCAAGTTCCGGAAATGTGTCCAGGAAAAACTGGGCCACCTCCGTATAACTCATACCTTCCATATCTTCATGGAAACTGTCGGTCTTTGTCAAATGATACTTTGCCAGATAGTCGTCGTCTATGGAAGGCCAGATCCACATCGAATCAATCAGAGTTCCATCCATATCAAATATAATCGCTTCCACATCTTCAAGCATTTTCGTCTGCAACATCTTCTAACTCCTTCTTCGTAAGCGGCCGGTATTCCCCCGGCTTAAGCGTCTCATCCAGTTTCAGGCTGCCCATTGATTCCCGCCTCAGGTAGAGGACTTCCTTGCCCACGGCCTGGAACATACGCTTCACCTGATGGTACTTCCCCTCCTGGATAGTGAGGCGGATCTCTGATACTTCCTCACTCTTTAGAATCTCCAGCACGCCCGGCCTGGTCCATTCTTCTTTCTCTTCGGTTCCTATATTGACGCCCTCACGGAAGGCTTCTGCGTCCTCCTTCGTGACCCGCCCGGCCACCTGCGCGTAGTAAGTCTTGTCCACATGCTTCCTGGGCGACAGCAGCCGATGGGAAAGCTGTCCGTCATTCGTGATAAGAAGCAGCCCCTCCGTGTCCTTGTCGAGCCGGCCAACCGGGAAGAGGTCTTTTCGCTTCTTATCCCGGATCAGATCGACGACCGTCGTACATCTTGCGTCTTCCGTGGCAGACACGACGCCGGACGGCTTATTTAGCATATAATACTCATAGTCCGCATAATCCACTTCTCTGCCGTCAAAGGTTATCTTGCGCGCCTTTTCCTCTATTTTCGTCTCCGGCGACTTGGCAGGATTGCCGTCAATGCTCACCCGTCCCTGACGGATGTATCTTTTTACTTCCTGGCGGGTTCCGATTCCCATATCCGCCAGATACTTATCCAGACGTATCATCAGCATAGCCTCCATCCCGGCAGGTACTTATTCTTCAATGCTCCTCCGGCAAGCTTGCCCCAGCCTAAGGGATATCCGTCCACGCATACCAGGCACCATCCCTTGCTGATGGGCAGCGTCATGTCAGCAAGTTCCAGGGTCTCGCCTTTCAGATACCTTCGTACCCGTTCGTCTTCTGCCGGAAGATCAATGCAATGGGCATACTCGCTCTTTTTCAGGCACATAGCCAGCGCCTGGCTTGGCTCAAACCGGTTCTTTTTCAATTCGCCCAGAAGAAGGCCGGTTCGCAGGAAACGGATTCCCCGCACATCCGGAAGTCCTTCCGGCATATAATAAACCCGTTCTCCCCGGATATCCAGCCTTTGCGTTTCCAGATTCCAGGATACGTCACGAAAGAATTGCTCCAACTCTTCCGGCATCTTCCGGGTGTTCTTCTTTCTTAATTCTTCCGGCGCTTTCTTCTGCGCCTCGCCTTTTCTCAGAAGCGCCAGGTAATGTCCCTCCCCCTTCATTCTGTGCGGAAAGATCCGCACCGTCTTCGCAAGTTCCGGATCATTGTTCTTAGCGCACTGTGGCATTCCCTGGCAGAAGCCGGAATAAGGGCTGATCTTCAGAATCTGGAATTCGGGACAGGCCTCCCTAAGGTGCTCTATGATCCGCTCATTCTCCCTGCCATCAAAGGTGCAGGTGGAGTACAGCATCATGCCCCCGGGCTTTAGCATCCGTGCTGCCTGGAGGATGATATTCTTCTGAATGTTGCTGAAGAACTCCGGCCCATGCTCTTCCCAAGCCTTCACCATCTTCTTATCCTTGCGGAACATCCCCTCTCCCGAGCAGGGGGCATCAATCAGGATCTTGTCAAAATACTCCGGGAAATACTGTTCAAGCCTTCCCGGCTCTTCACTTAGCACCAGCATATTGCCAATCCCAAAAACTTCCATGTTCTTAAGAAGTCCCTTAGCCCTGGAACTGCTGATATCATTGGCAACCAATATCCCCTGGCCCTTTAGTCTTGCTCCCAGTTCCGTCGCCTTGCCTCCCGGCGCGGCGCACACGTCCAGCACCTTGTCTCCCGGCTCCACCGGAAGACGGCTGGCCGGCGTCATGGCGCTTGGCTCCTGCAGATAGTAAAGCCCCGCAAAGTAGTATGGATGCTTCGCCGGCGCCACGTTCTCTCCGTCATAATAGAATCCATTCTCAATCCATGGAATCGGCGTTATCTCAAAAGGGCAGATCCGTTCAAATTCTTCCACCGTTATCTTGGCTGTATTAACCCGCAGGCCATAGTATCTTGGCTCCTCGTAACAAGCTATATATTCATCAAACTCTTCTTGCAAGAGTCCTCTCATCTTTTCCTCGAATGCGCTGGGTAGATTCATTATCCATCCTCCGTCAGTAAGTATTTTTTTACATATGTAGTTAAGTATAACATATTCCATGGTATAACTCTAGGAATATGCATACTTTAATTTCTTATTTTCCAGATACAGCAGCACATAGTAAGGATTTACGCTGACTTCCCTGCCTTCTTCATAAGAATAGATTCCCACATGGAGATGCACGTCAAATTTGCCCTTCGTCCCCTCTTCCCCATATCCGGTATCCCCCATATAGCCCAGCAGCTGTCCGGCCTTCACCCGGTCCCCTTTCTGGATGTTCGCATAGGAATCCAAATGTGCGTAGTAATAATAAGTACCACTATCTGCCGTCACGCCGATCCGGTACCCGCCTTTCTCCAGCCAGCCCAGGTTTGTAATTGTTCCGTCCGTCATACTGAGCACAGGATAGACGCCTCTTTCGTTCTTCAATGCCATAATATCCGTCCCTTCATGCCCGCTGGTTCCTTTATATTTCCGTTCTCCCATCCAGCTGTCAACATAGGAGACTTTCAGCGACTTATCCACAGTGGATTCGGGGATTGGGAAATAAGTCACTTCGTTTTCCACATTAGAGAGCATCTTTCTGCACGCTTCAGACAGAAGGCCTTCGTGCTTTCTCATAGCATCGCAAAAGAATTCCCTCCGATATTCTTCGTCCTCTATCGTCTTTTTCTGGAGGGTATTGTAATGGCTCAGTTCCTTCAAATAGTCGGTTCCGAGTACTGTAAATAAGGCCAGCAGCAATATGGCCAGCAGAATTCTTCCCGGTGTTTTCTGATTCATAAGGTCAATTCCTTTTTTTATCACTATATGCAAAAGAGCCGGATCCCTATGCCTGTAGGGATCCGGCTCTTCCTGCCGGGTTATCTGCAATTTTCAAGAATTTTTTTCAAATATTCCCAGGTACGTCCGGTAGACTCAATATCCAGCCTTTCCCGGAAGGAATGGACATCCGGGATATTCGGTCCTACGGATACGCAGTCCAGATCTGGCTGCTGTCCTACGAACAATCCGCATTCCAGTCCTGCATGCATGGTTGATATAGCCGGCTTAACGCCATACAGTTCTTCATATGTATCTTCCATAATCCTTCGAAGCCTCGAATCCGGATTAAACTGCCATGCGGGATACTCCGAGGTGATCGTTCCCGTACCTCCAAGCGCCTTCACGCACTGCTCCACCTGCTCGAAGAGCTGGGTCTTCCTGCTTTCCACGGAACTTCTGATCAAATGCACGGTTCTGATATAATCGGATGCCGTCTCCACAATGCCGATATTCAGCGAAGACTCTACCACTCCTTTGAGGCTGCGGTTGAATCCCTGCAGGCCGTCTGGACAAATTTCCAGGTAAGCCACGATCCGATCCGTAGAATACTGGTCGCACACGTCCACCGTAGAATCATGGGATACCTTCATGTCCACCGCCAGATCAGGCTCGTCATTCAAGAATTCGTCATTCCAGATCCCGGCCAGCTCGCGAATCATGCCCATCGCCTTTTCCGCCTGGGATTCTGGAACAAGGATCTCTGCCACAGACTCCATGGCAATCACATTGTCCTTGGTACCGCCATTAATCTCCACCAGATCCGCAGGAATCTCCTTGGTAATACGGTATAAAAGCCGCCCCATCATCTTGTGGGCATTTCCACGCTGTTTGTGGATCTCCGCGCCTGAATGGCCGCCCTTTAGGCCATGGATCTTGACGGTGATCAGGCTGCCGGACTTCTTCTCCCTGTGGATAGGAAGCCTTGTCTCATATTGGATACCGCCTGCGCATCCCGTCGTAAGGATCCCCTCTTCCTCCGAATCGATATTGATCAGCGTCCGTCCTTTAAGCAATGACCAGTCCACCGCTTTTGCCCCTGTCATCCCCACTTCCTCGTCGATGGTGAACAGGGCCTCGATCGGAGGATGCGCAATATCGCTGCTGTCAAGCACTGCCATAACCATCGCCACCGCTATACAGTCATCTCCGCCAAGCGTAGTGTCTTTGGCCTTTACAAAGCCGTCTTCCACATATAATTCAAGGGCGTCTTTTGTAAAATCGTGGACAGATCCCGGCTTTTTCTCACAAACCATGTCCAGATGCCCCTGGAGGATTATTGGCTTTGAGTCCTCGTATCCCGGCGTCCCCGGCTTCTTGATTATGACATTTCCCACTTTGTCCTGAATCACCTCCAGGCCTCTTTCCTTCGCAAATGCTACGCAATGGTCGCTGATTCGCCGTGTATCGAAAGTGCCATGGGGAATCCTGGACAAATCTTCAAAAAATCGAAATACTTTTTCAGGTTCTACCTTCTCTAATACTGCCATCTTAGTTATCCTCTTTTCTTAAATTAACCTATATCTATGTTCTATTATGAAACAGCCCACATAAAAAATCAACCGATTCCATAGAATAAAACTAAAGAAATATGACTGGATTTAAAACCGCATGAAACGATACTTTACCTCCCTTTGCGTCATCGCGCTGTTTGTCCTTATGCTGCTGTTTCCACAGCCGGTGTTCAAAGGCGCAAGTTCCGGGCTGCTTTTATGGTTCAATGTAATTCTGCCAACCTTACTTCCCTTTATGATCATCTCAAACCTGCTGATCGGTACCCGAGCCATTGATGCCATCTCAAAAGTCTTCGGGCCAGTCATGTGCAGGCTCTTCGGCGTGACCAGATACGGCTCTTTCGCCATCATCGCGGGCTTTCTGTGCGGCTATCCCATGGGCGGAAAAGTGACTGCCGACCTGGTTAGAAAGCAGTACATCACCTGGCAGGAAGGGGAATATCTGCTATCGTTTACCAACAACACCAGCCCTATGTTCATTATCAGCTACGTCGTATGGCAGAATCTAAAGGATACGTCACGCACTATGCCTGCATTGCTGATTCTGATTCTCTCTCCGATCCTATGCAGCTTCCTCTTTCGGATCTACTACCGGCCAGGTGCGAGAATCCATTCCTCCGGATGCCCGCCGCTTCCAAAAGCAGCCGCCGCAAGCCTGATGGATTCCTGCATCATGAACGGATTTGAGACCATCACGAAGGTGGGGGGATATATTATGCTTTTTTCCATTCTGATCGCTTTGCTCCAGAAACTGCCTCTTGATCATTTCCTGTTCTCTCTCCTGCTCCTTCCATCCCTGGAAATGACCACTGGAATCCCTCTGCTGTGCGCCTCGCCCCTGTCCGCAGATACCTGCTTCGTCCTGTCCCTGGCACTTACTTCCTTCGGAGGATGGTGCAGCGTTGCCCAGACCCGGTCCATGGTGCAGGGAACCAGGCTTCCTATCACGCCCTACATAATAGAAAAGCTGATTACCACTCTGGTAACCAGCCTGCTTGCCTATACTTATATTCGATTATTCTAATTCGTCGTCTTCATCAACCAGATCGTATTCCGGTTCAGGCTCATAACTTCCGTATTCTGCCTCAAGACCTCTCTGGGACTGTTCCGGAATCTCCAGTTCCGAACGGTTGTTGCGAACCATGTCATAACACTCCTGCAAGGAATTCACAAGACCGTCATATTTGGTCGTATAACTGTCAAGCGTATGCCCGATAATGCTCTCTGCGTTTGACAGAAGATCATCTGTATACTGCATCGCGCCAATACGAATATCGTTGGCATCATTCGTTGCGTTGTCGAGGATCTGCTGCGCCTGCTCTGTGGCTGCCGTCACGATCTCATTGGCCTGGGCATACGCCTGCTGCATGATCTCGTGCTCGCTGACCAGCTCATTGGTATGGATCTGCGCTTCCTCGATCATACTGTCAGCCTTGGCCTGGGCATCCGCAAGGATCGCATCCTTGTTGGCAATAATCTTCTGATACCTCTTTATCTCATCCGGCGTCTTCATGCGAAGTTCACGGAGCAGTTCATCCATCTGATCCTTGTTCACGATAATCTTCGACGTAGACAGCGGCTGGAACTTGCAACTGTCAATATACTCCTCAATCTCTTCAATAATCTGCTCAATACGGCTGCTCATAATTTACACTCTCCTTTTATTCATCTTCTCTTCTATCAAGTCTGCAACGATTCCTGGTACAAACTGAGAAATATCCCCTCCAAAAGCCGCCACTTCTTTTACTGTGGTAGAACTCAAATACGAATAATCCAGGCTTGTGGTTAAAAATACAGTCTCAACATCAGGTTCCATCTTATGATTCGTCTGAGCCATCTGCAGTTCGTATTCAAAGTCTGTAATTGCCCTCAATCCACGTATAACCAATCCCGCATCCATCTTACGGGCAAAGTCCACCAGCAGTCCCTCAAATGGAACTACCGTCACATTTGGCATGTCTTTTGTTACTTCATTTAACATTCTAACACGTTCTTCTGCGGAAAACAACGGGCTTTTTGCTTTATTATTCAATACTCCGACGATTAATTCATCAACCAATTTTGAAGATCTTTCAATCACGTCCAGATGTCCATAAGTGACCGGGTCAAAACTGCCCGGATAGATTCCTTTTAACATATTTCTTTCCTTCCTGACGGCTCTATAAACACATGCTTATTCGTCTTATACTCTTTGGTCTTGATAATATTGAGCCCCAAGTCCTCCACATAGTCGAACTTCGTCTCTTTGAGCGCCTCTACGATGATTACGCCTTCTGCAGCCACAAGGCTCGAATCTGCCAGGTACTCAAGCACCCGATTCTCCAGTTCCTTCCCGTAAGGCGGATCCAGGAATATATAGTCAAACTGCTTTTCTCCCTCCAGCTTATATAAGGCGGTCATGACGTCCATCGTCATGGTCATGGCCTTATGCTCCAGATGGGTACGCGTAAGGTTTTCTTTGATGCAGGCCATAGCCTTCGGATTCTTCTCTACGAATACGGTCTCCATGCTTCCACGGCTCAGCGCTTCGATGCCGATGCCGCCGCTTCCCGCGAATAGGTCCAGGAACATGCAGTCATACAGGTATGGTGCCAGCATGTTAAACAAAGTCTCTTTGATCCGGTCCGTCGTCGGCCGGGTATCCATCCCGTCCAGCGTCCTTAACTGGATTCTTTTTGCGCTGCCTGCGATCACTCTCATCTTCCACTCCCCCTTAACTGCCGGTATCGGTTCAGGCAGGCGTAGATCTCCTGCTTTCTTGGAAGCGCCAGATTTCCTGCCACGCAGCCACCTTCGCTCAATACGTCAAGCCCCTGCGCTGCAAGTCTCTGATTCATCTCTTCAATGGCCTGTCCCAGGGTTCTCTTGCCGTCAAACAATTTTTCCTCCAGATATCTTACGATATTCCCCAGGCTGGTCAACTGTTCTGAATCCACCAGCTGCTCTACATATCTCAAATCAATGGTATCATGGTTCAGCATCACGCCGTCCCTGCCTAATGTCTTTAACTTGACTCTTCCTTTGCTCCTGATACCCGGATTGCTTCTGACCATGCGATCAAAGGAAGGCCGCGCAGGCTTCTCTTCCGGCAGCATTAGCTTCGGATACTCTTTGGCCGCGTCTTTCGCAAGAGCGGTAATCTCTTTTGGCACGTACCGGTCCATCTGCACCACCTGGTCAGCCACTTCAAAATATGCCCCGGAACTTCCGGCCACGATGACCGTGGATATTCCGAATATCTCATACAGATCCCTCACCCGCTCAATGAAAGGGGTGATAGGCTCCATATCCCGGTGGATGACTCTCTGCATCAGTTCGTCCCGCACCATGAAGTTGGTAGCGCTGGTATCTTCATCGATCAAGAATGTCCTGGCACCCGCTTCCAGGCCTTCCACTACATTGGCGGCCTGTGAAGTGCTTCCGCTGGCATCCTCCGTCTCAAAGGAAACGGTATCCTTGCCATTTGGAAGATCGCTTATGAACATGGAAATATCCGTCCGCTTAATGCTTCTTCCATCTTCCGCCCGTATTTTAAGCGCAGTATCTTCAGTAACCACATACTCCCTGCCATCTCCGGCGATATGCGGATATACGCCTGTTTCCAGAGCCTTTAAAAGCGTAGATTTCCCGTGATATCCTCCGCCTACGATCAGTGTAACCCCTTTGCGGATTCCCATACCCTTAATCCTTCCCCTATAGGGAAGATCCAGGGTCACTTCCATCGAAGGAGGAGATACGAAAGGTATCCCTCCCTTCATCGGACGCTGGGATACTCCGGATTCCCTTGGCAGTACTGATCCGTTTGCGATAAACGCCACCAGGCCCATCTCATCAAGATGGCTTCGGATATAAGCCTGGTCAACGGATAGTTCCATGACCCTTCTTGCCTTTTCCGGATCCAGACTGGGGTAGCACAAAGCCTTGTCCACGCAAGGCGGCAGATAATCATACAAGATCTTAATCAGTTCCCTGGCATTGATGGTCCTTCCATTTGCCGGAAAGCCTACCTCGAATCGCACCGTCACATCCCCGCTTCTTTCATCAACCTTGCAGGCAGTTCTCTCCAGGACTTCCTGTCCGCATCTGGAGATGGATATGACGCCGCTTTTCCCGGAACCTTTGGCCTGATAAGAATAATGCTCCGTCTGCCTCCAGAAATTCCGGGTCAGATAATCCTGCAGCGCGATCCGCTTATGCTTCTTGTCATACAGTTCCTTTGGAAAGGCAGCCACCTTTCCCGGCACTTTGACGCTTAATCTGGATGGCGCAGCGAAAGGATCGCCCTGCACATGGTCTATGGACAGCACATATTTGCCAAACTGGTATGCGCCCCTTGTATCTTTGTAGGCCGGATAACTCCGGTGGTCTATTCGTTCCAATAACCGTCTTAAATCTTCTGCTGTCTTCATCTGCCACTGTTCTCCTGCTCTATAAATCCAATCTTATAAATCCACGATTCTGGCTCTGTGGTGGATGGAAGGAAGGAACTTGTTAAGCAGATCCTTCGTCTTGAATTTTAAGTGGCTGGTATTGATGCCCGGATTACATCCAAACCATTCTGCCTCAGCTACTTCTTTATCCACGATTACCTGCACATAGTCGTCTTCATCCATCAGGAGCCCTGCCACGCTTGCTGAGCCTGGCGTCGTCCCTAAATGCTCCATCATCTTCTCCGGCGGCGCGAAAGACATATGGGATACTCCCAGCTTCTTGCTGAAAGATGCCGTGTCAAACGCCTTGTCCGCAGGCATTACCAGCAGAAAGAAGGTCGTCTTTTTCTGGTTGCATAAAAATACGTTTTTGCGGATCTGAGTGCCAATGGCTTTATCGATCGCCGCGCATTCTTCCATGGAAGCCGCCGGATCATTGTCCACCTGCTCGTATGGTATCTTTAACTTGTCCAGCGTGTCATACATCTTTCTTTCCAATGGCATTCTTTCATCTGTCGGAGCCGATGTCCTGATTTCACTGATATACATTTTCTTCTTCCTCCATTATCCTATTGTCCTATTTTTAACATTATAGCGAATCCTTGACGCCTTTGCAAATCCTTCGCATAATACAATGTGCATATTATATCATATTCTGCTATAATATGCACAAAGGAATCAAAATAAAGGAATTAAAATAAAAGGAGAATCATCAATGAAATACATTTTAGCCTCGGCATCCCCCAGAAGAAAAGAATTGTTAGAGCAGGCAGGATTCCGTTTTCAAGTCATCCCTTCCTCCGTAGAAGAAAAGATCACA
This genomic interval carries:
- a CDS encoding pseudouridine synthase — translated: MIRLDKYLADMGIGTRQEVKRYIRQGRVSIDGNPAKSPETKIEEKARKITFDGREVDYADYEYYMLNKPSGVVSATEDARCTTVVDLIRDKKRKDLFPVGRLDKDTEGLLLITNDGQLSHRLLSPRKHVDKTYYAQVAGRVTKEDAEAFREGVNIGTEEKEEWTRPGVLEILKSEEVSEIRLTIQEGKYHQVKRMFQAVGKEVLYLRRESMGSLKLDETLKPGEYRPLTKKELEDVADENA
- the coaD gene encoding pantetheine-phosphate adenylyltransferase; this translates as MLKGIYPGSFDPVTYGHLDVIERSSKLVDELIVGVLNNKAKSPLFSAEERVRMLNEVTKDMPNVTVVPFEGLLVDFARKMDAGLVIRGLRAITDFEYELQMAQTNHKMEPDVETVFLTTSLDYSYLSSTTVKEVAAFGGDISQFVPGIVADLIEEKMNKRRV
- a CDS encoding aminoacyl-histidine dipeptidase, whose amino-acid sequence is MAVLEKVEPEKVFRFFEDLSRIPHGTFDTRRISDHCVAFAKERGLEVIQDKVGNVIIKKPGTPGYEDSKPIILQGHLDMVCEKKPGSVHDFTKDALELYVEDGFVKAKDTTLGGDDCIAVAMVMAVLDSSDIAHPPIEALFTIDEEVGMTGAKAVDWSLLKGRTLINIDSEEEGILTTGCAGGIQYETRLPIHREKKSGSLITVKIHGLKGGHSGAEIHKQRGNAHKMMGRLLYRITKEIPADLVEINGGTKDNVIAMESVAEILVPESQAEKAMGMIRELAGIWNDEFLNDEPDLAVDMKVSHDSTVDVCDQYSTDRIVAYLEICPDGLQGFNRSLKGVVESSLNIGIVETASDYIRTVHLIRSSVESRKTQLFEQVEQCVKALGGTGTITSEYPAWQFNPDSRLRRIMEDTYEELYGVKPAISTMHAGLECGLFVGQQPDLDCVSVGPNIPDVHSFRERLDIESTGRTWEYLKKILENCR
- a CDS encoding HAD family hydrolase, yielding MLQTKMLEDVEAIIFDMDGTLIDSMWIWPSIDDDYLAKYHLTKTDSFHEDMEGMSYTEVAQFFLDTFPELDLTLEEVMDEWMDMAYDKYMTQVELKEGVRDFILEMRRQGKKIGIATSNARKLVDDTLRALEVEELFDSVRSACEVAAGKPSPDVYLLVAKEMGVCPENCLVFEDVPMGILAGKNAGMRVCAVDDDFSRPQEEKKKKLADYYIQDYYDIKKETYEVL
- a CDS encoding nucleoside recognition domain-containing protein — encoded protein: MKRYFTSLCVIALFVLMLLFPQPVFKGASSGLLLWFNVILPTLLPFMIISNLLIGTRAIDAISKVFGPVMCRLFGVTRYGSFAIIAGFLCGYPMGGKVTADLVRKQYITWQEGEYLLSFTNNTSPMFIISYVVWQNLKDTSRTMPALLILILSPILCSFLFRIYYRPGARIHSSGCPPLPKAAAASLMDSCIMNGFETITKVGGYIMLFSILIALLQKLPLDHFLFSLLLLPSLEMTTGIPLLCASPLSADTCFVLSLALTSFGGWCSVAQTRSMVQGTRLPITPYIIEKLITTLVTSLLAYTYIRLF
- a CDS encoding M23 family metallopeptidase — protein: MNQKTPGRILLAILLLALFTVLGTDYLKELSHYNTLQKKTIEDEEYRREFFCDAMRKHEGLLSEACRKMLSNVENEVTYFPIPESTVDKSLKVSYVDSWMGERKYKGTSGHEGTDIMALKNERGVYPVLSMTDGTITNLGWLEKGGYRIGVTADSGTYYYYAHLDSYANIQKGDRVKAGQLLGYMGDTGYGEEGTKGKFDVHLHVGIYSYEEGREVSVNPYYVLLYLENKKLKYAYS
- a CDS encoding YgiQ family radical SAM protein, which encodes METGFLPICRKDMEELGWDRPDFIYVSGDAYVDHPSFGHAIITRLLQAHGYKVCIIAQPDWKDKRSITEFGEPRYAFLVSAGNMDSMVNHYSVSKKRRRTDAFTPGGVMGKRPDYATVVYSNLIRQVYKKTPIILGGIEASLRRLAHYDYWSDRLKRSVLLDSGADLISYGMGERSIVEIAEALESGIDIKDITFIPGTVYRTKSLESVYDAISLPGYEEMKEEKLAYARSFYTQYKNTDPFTGKRLVEPYNEHLYVVQNPPSMPLDESEMDQVYGYPYRRTYHPSYEKLGGVPAIAEVKFSLISNRGCFGGCNFCALTFHQGRILQTRSHESLLDEARRLTEDKDFKGYIHDVGGPTADFRQPSCEKQLTCGVCKEKQCLFPKPCKNLRADHKDYVRLLRELRALPKVKKVFIRSGIRFDYVMADKDDTFLRELCKYHVSGQLKVAPEHVSDAVLKKMGKPENSVYQSFVKKYKKINQEISKDQYLVPYLMSSHPGSTMKDAIKLAEYLRDLGYMPEQVQDFYPTPSTISTCMYYTGVDPRDMSPVYVPKNPHEKAMQRALIQYRDPKNYDLVMEALRKEGRMDLVGFEKHCLIRPRKIDKKPDRKSGKKQGADSQANTKKKTIRNVHRRKKK
- the rsmD gene encoding 16S rRNA (guanine(966)-N(2))-methyltransferase RsmD, with the translated sequence MRVIAGSAKRIQLRTLDGMDTRPTTDRIKETLFNMLAPYLYDCMFLDLFAGSGGIGIEALSRGSMETVFVEKNPKAMACIKENLTRTHLEHKAMTMTMDVMTALYKLEGEKQFDYIFLDPPYGKELENRVLEYLADSSLVAAEGVIIVEALKETKFDYVEDLGLNIIKTKEYKTNKHVFIEPSGRKEIC
- a CDS encoding ATPase: MSSRIEQIIEEIEEYIDSCKFQPLSTSKIIVNKDQMDELLRELRMKTPDEIKRYQKIIANKDAILADAQAKADSMIEEAQIHTNELVSEHEIMQQAYAQANEIVTAATEQAQQILDNATNDANDIRIGAMQYTDDLLSNAESIIGHTLDSYTTKYDGLVNSLQECYDMVRNNRSELEIPEQSQRGLEAEYGSYEPEPEYDLVDEDDELE
- a CDS encoding RsmF rRNA methyltransferase first C-terminal domain-containing protein, whose amino-acid sequence is MNLPSAFEEKMRGLLQEEFDEYIACYEEPRYYGLRVNTAKITVEEFERICPFEITPIPWIENGFYYDGENVAPAKHPYYFAGLYYLQEPSAMTPASRLPVEPGDKVLDVCAAPGGKATELGARLKGQGILVANDISSSRAKGLLKNMEVFGIGNMLVLSEEPGRLEQYFPEYFDKILIDAPCSGEGMFRKDKKMVKAWEEHGPEFFSNIQKNIILQAARMLKPGGMMLYSTCTFDGRENERIIEHLREACPEFQILKISPYSGFCQGMPQCAKNNDPELAKTVRIFPHRMKGEGHYLALLRKGEAQKKAPEELRKKNTRKMPEELEQFFRDVSWNLETQRLDIRGERVYYMPEGLPDVRGIRFLRTGLLLGELKKNRFEPSQALAMCLKKSEYAHCIDLPAEDERVRRYLKGETLELADMTLPISKGWCLVCVDGYPLGWGKLAGGALKNKYLPGWRLC